A genomic segment from Pseudomonas sessilinigenes encodes:
- a CDS encoding MurR/RpiR family transcriptional regulator: MPSLRTLITDPALDLTPSERKVVRALLDHYPRNGLGPMSRLAEHAGVSDPTIVRLVKKLGFGGYGEFQDALLSDMDDRLRSPSTLLHPRAQVAQGDTWGRYLAGSQRALQDTQALTQPEDIRVLMDWLLDSRHCVHCFGGRFSSFLAQYLLNHLRLMRPGCFFLEDNAQLPDRLFDVQRQDVVLLFDYRRYQSQALRVASAVKARNARVVLFTDIYASPLRELADLIISAPVESLSPFDTLVPALAQVEALIACMTPRSTHLDQRLEGIDALRAEFATHVLEEK, from the coding sequence ATGCCTTCGCTCAGAACCCTGATCACCGACCCTGCCCTCGACCTGACGCCCTCCGAGCGCAAGGTGGTGCGAGCCCTGCTCGACCACTACCCACGCAACGGCCTGGGGCCCATGTCGCGCCTGGCCGAACATGCCGGGGTCAGCGATCCGACCATCGTGCGCCTGGTGAAAAAGCTCGGCTTCGGCGGCTACGGCGAATTCCAGGACGCCCTGCTCAGCGACATGGATGACCGCCTGCGTTCCCCCAGCACCCTGTTGCACCCCCGGGCCCAGGTGGCCCAGGGCGACACCTGGGGTCGCTACCTGGCCGGCAGCCAGCGCGCCCTGCAGGACACCCAGGCGCTGACCCAGCCCGAGGACATCCGCGTGCTCATGGACTGGTTGCTGGACAGCCGCCACTGCGTGCACTGCTTCGGCGGGCGCTTCAGCAGCTTCCTCGCCCAGTACCTGCTCAATCACCTGCGCCTGATGCGCCCGGGCTGTTTCTTTCTCGAAGACAACGCCCAACTGCCGGACCGCCTGTTCGATGTGCAACGCCAGGACGTGGTGCTGCTGTTCGACTACCGCCGCTACCAGTCCCAGGCCCTGCGGGTGGCCAGCGCGGTCAAGGCGCGCAACGCCCGGGTGGTGTTGTTCACCGATATCTACGCATCACCGCTGCGCGAACTGGCGGACCTGATCATCAGCGCCCCGGTGGAGTCGCTGTCGCCCTTCGACACCCTGGTGCCGGCCTTGGCCCAGGTCGAGGCACTCATTGCCTGCATGACCCCGCGCAGTACCCATCTTGACCAACGCCTGGAGGGCATCGATGCCCTGCGGGCCGAATTCGCTACACACGTGCTGGAGGAGAAATAA